The following coding sequences lie in one Spinacia oleracea cultivar Varoflay chromosome 1, BTI_SOV_V1, whole genome shotgun sequence genomic window:
- the LOC110798397 gene encoding ankyrin repeat-containing protein ITN1 isoform X2, producing the protein MAMTGNSMQGYQVVHQQPQASNDIKGMEPKLYFAALSGSFLDLTRCMPDWNTQTTITGNNVLHVHVGKSLYGHGHKAAKDQKVARVINIKLIKEVLDYDSSLLWKENNNGNTPLHLAARFGLSDVVQVFLERAYSEVSFLVRMTNNKKDTALHEAARVGHVDVVRRLVKAHFCCPNEANEVGETPLYLAAERGSTESVAIIIDTCDHAALAYRGPSGRTALHAAVQWGNSVMVKKLLEKDPSLIRVRDNEGQTPLHSAAAEVSKLELLKVLLDYDKKGSSAVYIPDNKGRTALHIAMLRLSWGAMKALMAYCPDCIEIVDNDEQNVVHYAAKWNCLTKIDTFLGLGHFDELLNQKDVDGNTPLHLIVDSIPKNFTHPCLLKVGNFIVNHTVLDLKVFNKQDLTVGDILASYDRIIRRESILQGLTGKVAPRGRRINTYETDLDVEKARGDDLGEGTNVVTLKEAAQSRLVVAALIATVSFTAGFTLPGGFDQNIGDDMGMAVLKGRTAFKICLISNAVAFMSSTIAILLYFVLVTTGSTWFIRVLSSHGLILNTFSLGALMVAFTTGVSVVVSANLALVIVLWVFSTFFFVYYVILILQTFGISLFYARRCSLRRATAG; encoded by the exons ATGGCGATGACAGGAAACAGTATGCAAGGATATCAAGTAGTCCACCAGCAGCCGCAAGCAAGCAACGACATAAAAGGCATGGAgcctaaactctactttgcagCATTAAGCGGATCCTTTCTAGACTTAACACGGTGTATGCCAGATTGGAACACACAAACAACCATCACAGGTAACAATGTTCTACACGTTCACGTTGGGAAATCACTCTACGGCCACGGCCACAAAGCAGCTAAAGATCAGAAAGTGGCTAGGGTGATCAATATCAAGCTTATCAAAGAAGTCCTTGATTATGATAGTTCGTTGCTATGGAAGGAGAATAATAACGGAAATACCCCTCTGCATCTTGCTGCTAGATTCGGGTTATCAGATGTGGTTCAAGTCTTCCTGGAACGAGCTTATAGTGAGGTTAGTTTCCTGGTTAGGATGACTAATAATAAGAAGGATACAGCCTTGCACGAGGCTGCACGTGTAGGTCATGTTGATGTGGTGAGACGGCTAGTGAAGGCGCATTTTTGTTGTCCGAATGAGGCTAATGAGGTGGGTGAGACTCCCCTTTATCTTGCTGCTGAGAGGGGATCTACTGAGTCGGTAGCTATTATTATAGACACTTGCGATCATGCAGCTCTTGCTTATCGAGGTCCTAGTGGTAGAACAGCTCTTCATGCTGCTGTTCAGTGGGGAAATTCAG TGATGGTAAAGAAGTTGTTGGAAAAAGATCCGTCGTTAATCAGGGTCCGGGACAACGAGGGGCAGACACCACTTCATTCAGCAGCTGCAGAGGTGAGCAAACTCGAACTTTTGAAGGTGTTGTTAGATTACGACAAGAAAGGATCATCAGCAGTATATATTCCAGATAATAAGGGAAGAACAGCATTGCATATTGCAATGCTCCGGCTTTCTTGGGGAGCAATGAAGGCGCTCATGGCTTACTGTCCAGACTGTATCGAAATAGTTGACAATGATGAGCAGAATGTTGTTCATTATGCTGCCAAATGGAATTGTTTAACCAAAATTGATACTTTCCTGGGGTTAGGACACTTTGATGAGCTTCTTAATCAGAAGGATGTAGATGGGAATACTCCTCTCCATTTGATTGTTGACTCTATTCCCAAAAATTTCACTCATCCGTGTTTACTTAAAGTCGGAAATTTCATTGTTAATCATACCGTGTTGGACCTCAAAGTGTTCAACAAACAAGACCTTACGGTTGGGGATATCTTGGCTTCTTATGACCGTATCATTCGTCGAGAAAGT ATATTACAAGGACTAACGGGTAAAGTAGCACCAAGAGGTAGGAGAATCAACACATATGAAACAGATCTAGATGTTGAGAAAGCAAGGGGTGATGATCTAGGAGAAGGGACAAACGTAGTGACACTGAAAGAAGCAGCACAAAGTCGTTTAGTAGTTGCTGCCTTGATAGCAACAGTATCATTCACAGCCGGGTTTACCTTACCCGGTGGGTTTGATCAAAACATAGGTGACGACATGGGGATGGCCGTGCTTAAGGGCAGGACAGCCTTCAAGATATGTTTAATCTCCAACGCGGTAGCCTTCATGTCATCAACTATAGCCATACTACTTTACTTTGTTCTTGTAACAACAGGTTCGACTTGGTTCATACGAGTTCTTTCGTCTCACGGTCTAATATTGAACACGTTCTCATTGGGTGCACTCATGGTAGCATTCACCACAGGAGTGTCGGTCGTGGTATCTGCCAACCTCGCCCTCGTGATCGTGTTATGGGTGTTCTCTACATTTTTCTTTGTGTATTATGTAATATTAATCCTCCAAACGTTCGGGATTTCGCTGTTTTATGCCAGGAGGTGTAGCCTCAGGCGTGCTACTGCTGGCTGA
- the LOC110798397 gene encoding ankyrin repeat-containing protein ITN1 isoform X1 produces the protein MQIEKVLDMDQFYAMAMTGNSMQGYQVVHQQPQASNDIKGMEPKLYFAALSGSFLDLTRCMPDWNTQTTITGNNVLHVHVGKSLYGHGHKAAKDQKVARVINIKLIKEVLDYDSSLLWKENNNGNTPLHLAARFGLSDVVQVFLERAYSEVSFLVRMTNNKKDTALHEAARVGHVDVVRRLVKAHFCCPNEANEVGETPLYLAAERGSTESVAIIIDTCDHAALAYRGPSGRTALHAAVQWGNSVMVKKLLEKDPSLIRVRDNEGQTPLHSAAAEVSKLELLKVLLDYDKKGSSAVYIPDNKGRTALHIAMLRLSWGAMKALMAYCPDCIEIVDNDEQNVVHYAAKWNCLTKIDTFLGLGHFDELLNQKDVDGNTPLHLIVDSIPKNFTHPCLLKVGNFIVNHTVLDLKVFNKQDLTVGDILASYDRIIRRESILQGLTGKVAPRGRRINTYETDLDVEKARGDDLGEGTNVVTLKEAAQSRLVVAALIATVSFTAGFTLPGGFDQNIGDDMGMAVLKGRTAFKICLISNAVAFMSSTIAILLYFVLVTTGSTWFIRVLSSHGLILNTFSLGALMVAFTTGVSVVVSANLALVIVLWVFSTFFFVYYVILILQTFGISLFYARRCSLRRATAG, from the exons ATGGCGATGACAGGAAACAGTATGCAAGGATATCAAGTAGTCCACCAGCAGCCGCAAGCAAGCAACGACATAAAAGGCATGGAgcctaaactctactttgcagCATTAAGCGGATCCTTTCTAGACTTAACACGGTGTATGCCAGATTGGAACACACAAACAACCATCACAGGTAACAATGTTCTACACGTTCACGTTGGGAAATCACTCTACGGCCACGGCCACAAAGCAGCTAAAGATCAGAAAGTGGCTAGGGTGATCAATATCAAGCTTATCAAAGAAGTCCTTGATTATGATAGTTCGTTGCTATGGAAGGAGAATAATAACGGAAATACCCCTCTGCATCTTGCTGCTAGATTCGGGTTATCAGATGTGGTTCAAGTCTTCCTGGAACGAGCTTATAGTGAGGTTAGTTTCCTGGTTAGGATGACTAATAATAAGAAGGATACAGCCTTGCACGAGGCTGCACGTGTAGGTCATGTTGATGTGGTGAGACGGCTAGTGAAGGCGCATTTTTGTTGTCCGAATGAGGCTAATGAGGTGGGTGAGACTCCCCTTTATCTTGCTGCTGAGAGGGGATCTACTGAGTCGGTAGCTATTATTATAGACACTTGCGATCATGCAGCTCTTGCTTATCGAGGTCCTAGTGGTAGAACAGCTCTTCATGCTGCTGTTCAGTGGGGAAATTCAG TGATGGTAAAGAAGTTGTTGGAAAAAGATCCGTCGTTAATCAGGGTCCGGGACAACGAGGGGCAGACACCACTTCATTCAGCAGCTGCAGAGGTGAGCAAACTCGAACTTTTGAAGGTGTTGTTAGATTACGACAAGAAAGGATCATCAGCAGTATATATTCCAGATAATAAGGGAAGAACAGCATTGCATATTGCAATGCTCCGGCTTTCTTGGGGAGCAATGAAGGCGCTCATGGCTTACTGTCCAGACTGTATCGAAATAGTTGACAATGATGAGCAGAATGTTGTTCATTATGCTGCCAAATGGAATTGTTTAACCAAAATTGATACTTTCCTGGGGTTAGGACACTTTGATGAGCTTCTTAATCAGAAGGATGTAGATGGGAATACTCCTCTCCATTTGATTGTTGACTCTATTCCCAAAAATTTCACTCATCCGTGTTTACTTAAAGTCGGAAATTTCATTGTTAATCATACCGTGTTGGACCTCAAAGTGTTCAACAAACAAGACCTTACGGTTGGGGATATCTTGGCTTCTTATGACCGTATCATTCGTCGAGAAAGT ATATTACAAGGACTAACGGGTAAAGTAGCACCAAGAGGTAGGAGAATCAACACATATGAAACAGATCTAGATGTTGAGAAAGCAAGGGGTGATGATCTAGGAGAAGGGACAAACGTAGTGACACTGAAAGAAGCAGCACAAAGTCGTTTAGTAGTTGCTGCCTTGATAGCAACAGTATCATTCACAGCCGGGTTTACCTTACCCGGTGGGTTTGATCAAAACATAGGTGACGACATGGGGATGGCCGTGCTTAAGGGCAGGACAGCCTTCAAGATATGTTTAATCTCCAACGCGGTAGCCTTCATGTCATCAACTATAGCCATACTACTTTACTTTGTTCTTGTAACAACAGGTTCGACTTGGTTCATACGAGTTCTTTCGTCTCACGGTCTAATATTGAACACGTTCTCATTGGGTGCACTCATGGTAGCATTCACCACAGGAGTGTCGGTCGTGGTATCTGCCAACCTCGCCCTCGTGATCGTGTTATGGGTGTTCTCTACATTTTTCTTTGTGTATTATGTAATATTAATCCTCCAAACGTTCGGGATTTCGCTGTTTTATGCCAGGAGGTGTAGCCTCAGGCGTGCTACTGCTGGCTGA